In Flammeovirgaceae bacterium 311, one DNA window encodes the following:
- a CDS encoding succinate dehydrogenase/fumarate reductase cytochrome b subunit, b558 family protein codes for MSWLTQTFSSSIGRKFLTALTGFFLIIFLIGHVTGNLLLFKPDEGRAFNEYTAFMTGNLGIMIVRYLLYAAILAHVIITLLLAYHNRKARPVGYKKAAPSPHVSWSSRNMGILGTLVLIFIVIHMSNFWYSLKWGMVPTINYQEGGDIKNLYVVVLDSFSNLWYTALYVVMMVFLSLHLMHGFQSAFQTLGWRHKKYWPIIRNVGFWFSILVPIIFAAMPLYIYFFRNINH; via the coding sequence ATGAGTTGGTTAACACAAACGTTTTCAAGTTCTATTGGTCGTAAATTCCTCACTGCCCTTACAGGCTTCTTCCTTATTATCTTTCTGATCGGACACGTAACAGGCAATTTACTGCTGTTCAAGCCCGATGAAGGAAGAGCCTTTAATGAGTACACAGCATTTATGACGGGTAACCTGGGCATTATGATTGTCCGGTATCTACTTTACGCCGCCATTCTGGCGCACGTTATTATTACATTGCTGCTTGCCTACCATAACCGCAAGGCGCGTCCTGTGGGTTACAAAAAGGCGGCACCTTCCCCGCATGTTTCCTGGTCTTCCAGAAACATGGGCATACTGGGAACGCTGGTGCTTATTTTTATTGTGATACACATGTCTAATTTCTGGTATTCCCTGAAATGGGGCATGGTGCCTACCATTAATTACCAGGAGGGCGGCGACATCAAGAACCTGTATGTAGTGGTGCTGGATTCCTTTTCAAACCTCTGGTACACGGCTCTTTATGTGGTGATGATGGTGTTCCTGTCTTTACACCTGATGCATGGTTTTCAGAGTGCTTTCCAGACACTGGGCTGGCGTCATAAAAAGTACTGGCCTATTATCCGCAATGTTGGATTCTGGTTTTCCATCCTGGTGCCGATCATTTTTGCTGCGATGCCACTGTACATCTACTTTTTCCGTAACATAAATCATTAA